The following proteins are co-located in the Nocardia bhagyanarayanae genome:
- a CDS encoding cysteine hydrolase: protein MAIPRIRAAVLALHWQVNIVRPEGFFGPMLAGPVAASGVVPRAVDFHDAAAEADLPVIFTRFTIPVGEGALVRNTGFMRSVGAAQTEFRPESPGAQVITEMKDQPSAVYDNQKLSGLAGSGLPDWLTEHGLDTLFLTGVATNLTVEQTARHATDLGFTVHPIADCVTAAEPAAHEAALANLELVTAGCLTAAEALDLVRR, encoded by the coding sequence ATGGCGATCCCCCGCATCCGCGCCGCCGTGCTGGCCCTGCACTGGCAGGTGAACATCGTTCGGCCCGAAGGCTTCTTCGGCCCGATGCTGGCCGGGCCGGTCGCGGCGAGCGGTGTCGTGCCGCGCGCGGTGGACTTCCACGACGCGGCCGCCGAAGCCGATCTTCCGGTGATCTTCACCCGGTTCACCATCCCCGTCGGCGAGGGCGCTCTGGTGCGCAACACCGGTTTCATGCGGTCGGTGGGCGCGGCGCAGACCGAATTTCGTCCGGAATCGCCCGGCGCGCAAGTCATCACGGAGATGAAGGATCAGCCGAGCGCGGTATACGACAATCAGAAGCTCTCCGGGCTCGCGGGCAGCGGCCTACCCGACTGGCTGACCGAGCACGGCCTGGACACCTTGTTCCTCACCGGCGTCGCCACCAACCTCACCGTCGAGCAGACCGCCCGCCACGCAACGGATCTCGGCTTCACGGTGCATCCGATCGCCGACTGCGTCACCGCCGCCGAGCCCGCCGCCCACGAGGCCGCCCTCGCCAACCTCGAACTGGTCACCGCGGGCTGCCTGACCGCCGCCGAAGCCCTCGACCTCGTCCGCCGCTGA
- a CDS encoding TetR/AcrR family transcriptional regulator, which yields MNEKTDRRVRRTRATLHRALIELLLERPYERITVRDILDRADVGRSTFYAHFRDKDDLLLVSSTEYLRAAITAARPEDPAAPPPSAPLAPLYTLFGLAAENPEVYRALLGRKAGGQLLRATRGMVGRVLTEQLSGRFAMDDEEFTAMVNFLSWGVVGTLGAIADADPPIPAEVAYRRLAELVGPGLLDRLR from the coding sequence ATGAACGAGAAAACCGACCGCCGGGTGCGGCGGACCAGGGCGACGTTGCACCGGGCGCTGATCGAACTGCTGCTGGAACGTCCCTACGAGCGAATCACGGTGCGCGACATCCTGGATCGCGCGGACGTCGGACGCTCCACCTTCTACGCGCACTTCCGCGACAAGGACGACCTGCTGCTGGTGAGCAGCACCGAGTACCTGCGCGCCGCCATCACCGCGGCCCGTCCGGAGGACCCCGCCGCGCCGCCACCCTCGGCGCCGCTCGCACCGCTCTACACGCTCTTCGGGCTTGCCGCGGAAAATCCCGAGGTCTACCGGGCGCTGCTCGGCCGCAAGGCGGGCGGTCAGCTGCTACGCGCCACCCGCGGCATGGTCGGCCGGGTGCTCACCGAACAACTGTCCGGGCGCTTCGCCATGGACGACGAGGAGTTCACGGCGATGGTGAACTTCCTGTCCTGGGGCGTGGTCGGCACGCTCGGCGCGATCGCCGACGCGGACCCGCCGATTCCGGCGGAGGTCGCCTATCGGCGCTTGGCGGAGCTGGTCGGGCCCGGGCTACTCGACCGGCTTCGCTGA
- a CDS encoding methyltransferase domain-containing protein — MSGNTQQSTNDQAAEIGLLITRPRGYRLVRSAFLLGRGRALDAALIVRSGAATGDRVLDIGCGPGDLARALSDRVGPAGEVVGRDPSPRMIAYATARTTQPNCRFELGPAQTLDHPDAWFDVVTCTFVMHHIPETQREAALAHMYRVLRPGGRLLLADTHPSGRVLPAVIRTMSRFAAHRTGDATGQHADPLAAIDIRRYRETLSEAGFRSIEFETVPPIAGVLLATK; from the coding sequence ATGTCCGGAAACACACAACAGTCCACAAACGACCAAGCCGCCGAGATCGGCCTGCTCATCACCCGCCCGCGCGGCTACCGACTCGTCCGCTCCGCGTTCCTGCTCGGTCGCGGGCGCGCGCTCGATGCCGCGCTCATCGTCCGCAGTGGCGCCGCCACCGGCGACCGCGTACTCGATATCGGCTGTGGCCCTGGCGATCTCGCCCGCGCGCTGTCCGACCGCGTCGGCCCGGCCGGTGAGGTCGTCGGCCGTGACCCGTCACCGCGGATGATCGCCTACGCCACCGCGCGGACGACCCAGCCGAACTGCCGTTTCGAACTCGGCCCCGCGCAGACCCTCGACCACCCCGACGCCTGGTTCGACGTGGTGACCTGCACGTTCGTCATGCACCACATCCCGGAGACCCAGCGCGAAGCCGCCCTGGCCCACATGTACCGCGTGCTGCGCCCCGGCGGCCGTCTGCTGCTCGCCGACACCCACCCGTCTGGGCGGGTCCTGCCCGCGGTGATCCGCACGATGTCACGCTTCGCGGCGCACCGCACCGGCGACGCGACCGGACAGCACGCCGACCCGCTCGCCGCCATCGACATCCGCCGCTATCGAGAAACCTTGTCGGAGGCCGGTTTCCGCTCGATCGAATTCGAAACCGTCCCGCCGATCGCCGGAGTCCTTCTCGCGACGAAGTAG
- a CDS encoding lysylphosphatidylglycerol synthase transmembrane domain-containing protein, which translates to MRVDGREIPVTGSLLQPLIRRTTDIVRVMLAALWLGVVIAASVITRPEWLALESSVSDIVDFLTPDQSNLIYLIYGVAILILPFAILIELIIGRQWKLLAGYAAAGLVAGLLLSITGTGISAPQWHLQVPDRLDTFLSQFLDDPRWIAMLAAVLTVSSPWLPTKPRRWWWFLLLAFAPIHLVVSTVVPARAMFGLAVGWLVGALIVWVVGTPALEVPLDAAVRVLAKRGHTVTGFTVVRPAGSGPLVLAADVTGPERELTVEMYGKNQRSHSALRMLWRWLTFRSSETGALHGSMHRAVEHRALMTIAAGDLELAGQQVVAVAALDRGWMLYAHTDSGGASIAETPIDRLPTVWKALDGLHAGRIAHGDLRPDDIRVTEDAVLFSGFGNAEFGASDTQIQSDIAQLLVTTAAVYGKESAVRAAIDALGEQTVLTATRRLTKSAMPSGIRVSIPEWGSIVSETRDEVREQTGKDRIEADQITRFSRNQIIQLVLLIGLVYVAYPFISQVPTFFTQLKTANWWWALLGLAVSSLTYIGAAAALWACASGMANFRNLVVMQIANTFAATTTPARVGGLALSVRFLQKSGLGAVRATAAVALQQAVQVITHVSLLILFSIVAGTSADLSHFVPDPTVIYLAAGVGVGIIGTFMFVPKLRRWLNNSVRPQLQEVLGELGQLARDPKRFAIIVAGCAAITLGMAGALWASVEAFGGGTTFVTVTIVTMIGGTLASAAPTPGGVGAVEAALIGGLAAFGLPANIAVPAVLLYRVLTCWLPVFCGWFTMRWMTAKNMI; encoded by the coding sequence ATGCGAGTCGACGGGCGGGAGATCCCGGTAACGGGTAGTCTCCTGCAGCCGCTGATCCGGCGGACCACGGACATCGTCCGGGTCATGCTCGCTGCGCTGTGGCTGGGTGTGGTCATCGCTGCCTCGGTGATCACCCGGCCGGAATGGCTGGCGCTGGAAAGCTCGGTGTCCGACATCGTCGACTTCCTCACCCCGGACCAGTCCAATCTGATCTACCTGATCTACGGCGTCGCGATCCTCATCCTGCCGTTCGCGATCCTCATCGAGCTGATCATCGGCAGGCAGTGGAAGCTGCTCGCGGGCTACGCCGCGGCCGGGCTGGTCGCCGGGCTGCTGCTCTCCATCACCGGCACCGGCATCTCCGCGCCGCAGTGGCACCTGCAGGTGCCCGATCGGCTCGACACCTTCCTCTCCCAGTTCCTCGACGACCCGCGCTGGATCGCCATGCTCGCCGCGGTGCTCACGGTCTCCAGCCCGTGGCTGCCGACCAAGCCGCGGCGCTGGTGGTGGTTCCTGCTGCTGGCCTTCGCGCCGATCCATCTGGTGGTCAGCACCGTGGTGCCCGCGCGGGCGATGTTCGGGCTCGCGGTGGGCTGGCTGGTCGGCGCGCTGATCGTGTGGGTGGTCGGTACTCCGGCGCTGGAGGTGCCGCTGGACGCGGCGGTGCGGGTGCTCGCCAAGCGCGGGCACACCGTCACCGGATTCACCGTGGTGCGACCGGCCGGCTCCGGCCCGCTGGTGCTCGCCGCCGACGTCACCGGCCCGGAGCGCGAGCTGACCGTCGAGATGTACGGCAAGAACCAGCGCAGCCACAGCGCGCTGCGCATGCTCTGGCGCTGGCTGACCTTCCGCAGCAGCGAGACCGGGGCGCTGCACGGCTCCATGCACCGTGCCGTCGAGCACCGCGCCCTGATGACGATCGCCGCGGGCGACCTCGAGCTCGCCGGTCAGCAGGTGGTCGCGGTGGCCGCGCTGGATCGCGGCTGGATGCTCTACGCGCATACCGACTCCGGCGGCGCCTCGATCGCCGAGACACCGATCGACCGGCTGCCGACGGTGTGGAAGGCGCTCGACGGGCTGCACGCCGGCCGGATCGCGCACGGCGACCTGCGTCCCGACGACATCCGCGTCACCGAGGACGCCGTGCTGTTCAGCGGTTTCGGCAACGCCGAGTTCGGCGCGTCGGACACCCAGATCCAGTCCGACATCGCGCAGCTGCTGGTCACCACGGCCGCTGTCTACGGCAAGGAATCCGCGGTGCGCGCCGCCATCGACGCGCTCGGCGAGCAGACCGTGCTCACCGCGACCCGCCGCCTCACCAAGTCGGCCATGCCGTCCGGTATCCGGGTCTCGATCCCGGAGTGGGGTTCGATCGTCTCCGAGACCCGCGACGAGGTGCGCGAGCAGACCGGCAAGGATCGGATCGAGGCCGATCAGATCACCCGGTTCTCCCGCAACCAGATCATTCAGCTGGTGCTGCTGATCGGCCTGGTCTACGTGGCGTACCCGTTCATCAGCCAGGTCCCGACCTTCTTCACCCAGCTGAAGACGGCCAACTGGTGGTGGGCGCTGCTCGGGCTCGCCGTCTCCAGCCTCACCTACATCGGCGCCGCGGCCGCGCTGTGGGCGTGCGCCTCCGGCATGGCGAACTTCCGCAACCTGGTCGTCATGCAGATCGCCAACACCTTCGCCGCGACGACCACGCCCGCGCGCGTCGGCGGTCTCGCCTTGAGTGTGCGGTTCTTGCAGAAGAGCGGACTCGGCGCGGTGCGAGCCACCGCCGCCGTCGCGCTGCAGCAGGCGGTGCAGGTGATCACCCACGTCAGCCTGTTGATCCTGTTCAGCATCGTGGCGGGGACCTCGGCGGACCTCTCGCACTTCGTGCCGGACCCGACCGTCATCTATCTGGCCGCCGGTGTCGGTGTCGGCATCATCGGCACGTTCATGTTCGTGCCGAAACTGCGTCGCTGGCTGAACAATTCGGTCCGGCCGCAACTCCAGGAAGTGCTCGGCGAACTGGGCCAGCTGGCACGGGACCCGAAGCGGTTCGCCATCATCGTGGCGGGCTGTGCCGCCATCACGCTCGGCATGGCGGGTGCGCTGTGGGCCAGCGTGGAGGCATTCGGCGGCGGCACCACGTTCGTCACCGTCACGATCGTCACCATGATCGGCGGCACGCTCGCCTCGGCCGCCCCGACCCCCGGCGGCGTCGGCGCCGTCGAGGCGGCGCTGATCGGCGGTCTGGCCGCCTTCGGCCTCCCCGCGAACATCGCCGTGCCCGCGGTGCTGCTCTACCGCGTACTCACCTGCTGGCTGCCGGTGTTCTGCGGCTGGTTCACCATGCGCTGGATGACCGCGAAGAACATGATCTGA
- a CDS encoding SDR family NAD(P)-dependent oxidoreductase produces MSSGNRRVCLLTGAGGLLGDAFCRALYTAYDIVAVCGTRIPATPSQHEWFVDPFDPQGTVPENDSRVFLIRSDLTAPGEVDRVIDLALAKFGGVDLLVNNAASLRLHPQGIVDGDSAIDDFEPQFALNVGVPLRLSARLAQRGWMHDIDGNRARNRNIVNVSSLSGSNVYPGGQAVYAASKAALNHLTRHLAAEFAEFGVRANAVAPDSFPARVPTEKVLQAILELDTGAMTGGVYSVVAN; encoded by the coding sequence TTGTCCAGTGGTAACCGACGGGTCTGCCTGCTCACCGGCGCGGGCGGCCTCTTGGGCGACGCCTTCTGCCGCGCGCTCTACACCGCCTACGACATCGTCGCCGTCTGCGGCACCCGCATACCGGCGACGCCGTCGCAGCACGAGTGGTTCGTGGATCCCTTCGATCCGCAGGGCACGGTGCCGGAGAACGATTCCCGGGTCTTCCTGATCCGTTCCGATCTCACCGCGCCGGGCGAGGTCGACCGGGTCATCGATCTGGCGCTCGCCAAGTTCGGCGGCGTCGACCTGCTGGTCAACAATGCCGCGAGCCTGCGGCTGCATCCGCAGGGCATCGTCGACGGCGACTCCGCGATCGACGACTTCGAACCGCAGTTCGCGCTGAATGTGGGCGTGCCGCTGCGGCTCTCGGCCCGGTTGGCGCAGCGCGGCTGGATGCACGACATCGACGGCAACCGCGCGCGCAACCGCAACATCGTCAACGTCTCCAGCCTGTCCGGCTCCAACGTCTACCCCGGCGGCCAAGCGGTGTACGCCGCCTCCAAGGCGGCGCTGAACCATTTGACCCGGCACCTGGCCGCGGAGTTCGCGGAGTTCGGTGTCCGCGCCAACGCGGTCGCTCCCGACAGCTTTCCGGCCCGGGTGCCGACGGAGAAGGTGTTGCAGGCGATCCTCGAACTGGACACCGGCGCGATGACCGGCGGCGTGTACAGCGTCGTCGCCAATTGA
- a CDS encoding 2OG-Fe(II) oxygenase, producing the protein MSGETVSQAPAWFTELFAHRRWIRRSGPFPHVYVRDVFVEDFYQRLADEYQRVLGARASAFSRVADNYSADGIPLADLRNGPLALFTSREWHDLIASVAGVEVTGDVEGSIHHHRPDSPAGWPHNDLNPAWFAGPAPGPGEVRLPDPSVDTKTGAKSDGVTARETVRAVAVLFYLGNPGWQPGDGGETGLYANIADPAPTLAVPPLDNSMVLFECTPRSWHTYLGYNRAPRSSIVMWLHRSKDDAVQRWGGDRIVQW; encoded by the coding sequence GTGTCAGGGGAAACGGTGAGTCAGGCGCCCGCGTGGTTCACGGAGTTGTTCGCGCATCGGCGCTGGATCCGGCGATCGGGGCCGTTTCCACACGTGTACGTGCGCGACGTCTTCGTCGAGGACTTCTACCAGCGACTGGCCGACGAATACCAGCGGGTGCTCGGCGCGCGGGCCAGCGCGTTCTCGCGCGTGGCCGACAACTACAGCGCCGATGGCATTCCGCTCGCCGACCTGCGCAACGGACCGCTCGCGCTGTTCACCTCGCGGGAATGGCACGACCTCATCGCGTCGGTGGCCGGGGTGGAGGTCACCGGCGACGTGGAGGGCTCGATCCACCACCATCGGCCGGACAGCCCGGCGGGCTGGCCGCACAACGACCTGAATCCGGCATGGTTCGCCGGTCCCGCCCCGGGCCCGGGTGAGGTGCGGTTACCGGACCCGAGCGTCGACACCAAGACGGGGGCGAAGTCCGACGGCGTCACCGCGCGGGAGACGGTGCGCGCCGTCGCGGTGCTGTTCTATCTGGGCAATCCGGGATGGCAGCCGGGCGACGGCGGCGAGACCGGCTTGTACGCCAATATCGCCGACCCGGCGCCGACGCTCGCGGTGCCGCCGCTGGACAACTCGATGGTGCTGTTCGAGTGCACGCCGCGGTCCTGGCACACCTACCTCGGCTACAACCGAGCGCCGCGCAGCAGCATCGTGATGTGGCTGCACCGGTCGAAGGACGACGCGGTCCAGCGTTGGGGAGGAGATCGCATTGTCCAGTGGTAA
- a CDS encoding GDSL-type esterase/lipase family protein, producing the protein MARDLRICFVGDSFVAGVGDPRCLGWVGRLGPAAMPFTGYNLGVRRETSADIVARWQAECTPRLPEGTDARVVFSFGVNDTVLENGSPRVDPGESVANLTNVLAVAAERGWQTMVVAPPPVDDDAHNVRIAHLDERFAEICAGAGTPYARVHHELRANEVWMREVREGDGAHPGAAGYDAIAALIMPVWLEWLSR; encoded by the coding sequence GTGGCTCGTGATCTTCGCATCTGCTTCGTCGGTGACTCGTTCGTCGCCGGTGTCGGCGATCCCCGCTGCCTCGGTTGGGTCGGCCGTCTCGGCCCCGCGGCCATGCCGTTCACCGGATACAACCTCGGCGTGCGGCGCGAGACCTCGGCGGACATCGTCGCGCGCTGGCAGGCCGAGTGCACGCCGCGGCTGCCCGAGGGAACCGACGCCAGGGTGGTCTTCTCGTTCGGCGTGAACGACACCGTGCTCGAAAACGGCTCGCCGCGAGTGGATCCCGGTGAATCGGTAGCCAACCTGACCAACGTGCTGGCGGTCGCCGCCGAGCGCGGTTGGCAGACAATGGTTGTCGCGCCGCCGCCCGTCGACGACGACGCCCACAACGTCAGGATCGCCCATCTCGACGAGCGTTTCGCCGAGATCTGCGCCGGGGCCGGAACGCCGTACGCCCGCGTGCACCACGAACTGCGCGCGAACGAGGTGTGGATGCGGGAGGTGCGCGAAGGCGACGGCGCGCACCCGGGCGCGGCCGGTTACGACGCGATCGCGGCGCTGATCATGCCGGTCTGGCTGGAGTGGTTGTCCCGCTGA
- a CDS encoding FadR/GntR family transcriptional regulator: MGSQTVVADVADELARRVAAGEYQPGDLMPSVRQVAEEFDMNRATAQLTLGRLESYGFVEARRGKGFTIRDVREAGGLDVYRHLFRFSVPMPDVAIEMFHDIVDVQRGIVMEALLAYTASEQEIDPAELKAAIDELEALARLEVPDYRQILAIEVALVRRLLTALGLSMQRAIMNTIGEMVLEVPEAIEAYFAGAADLHVLVWRALVAVWESGSGPSEAQLALFEDLFGMYHDKVIARFEELLGGGEAEAEEARAATA, translated from the coding sequence ATGGGATCCCAAACGGTAGTCGCCGACGTTGCCGACGAGCTGGCGCGCCGGGTTGCCGCGGGGGAATATCAGCCGGGGGATTTGATGCCGTCGGTCCGCCAGGTCGCCGAAGAATTCGATATGAATCGCGCGACCGCGCAGTTGACCTTGGGCAGGCTGGAATCGTATGGATTCGTCGAGGCGCGTCGCGGTAAGGGTTTCACCATCCGCGACGTACGGGAGGCGGGCGGCCTCGACGTGTACCGCCATCTGTTCCGTTTCTCGGTGCCGATGCCGGACGTCGCGATCGAGATGTTCCACGACATCGTCGACGTGCAGCGCGGAATCGTCATGGAGGCGTTGCTCGCCTACACCGCGAGCGAACAGGAGATCGACCCGGCCGAGCTGAAGGCGGCCATCGACGAACTGGAAGCCCTTGCCCGCCTGGAGGTTCCGGACTACCGCCAGATCCTCGCCATCGAGGTCGCTCTGGTCCGGCGTTTGCTGACCGCGCTCGGGCTGAGCATGCAGCGCGCGATCATGAACACTATCGGCGAGATGGTGCTCGAGGTGCCCGAGGCGATCGAGGCGTACTTCGCGGGCGCGGCCGACCTGCACGTGCTGGTGTGGCGGGCGCTCGTCGCGGTCTGGGAATCCGGCTCCGGCCCGTCGGAGGCGCAGCTCGCGCTGTTCGAGGACCTGTTCGGGATGTACCACGACAAGGTCATCGCCCGGTTCGAGGAACTGCTCGGCGGCGGGGAGGCCGAGGCCGAGGAAGCGCGCGCGGCGACCGCCTGA
- a CDS encoding DUF5996 family protein: MTESAESLPAIPLESWRPTKDTLHRFAQVVGKVALAKGIRRNHWWHMTFRLTARGWTTVPLGTARNGPVFTCSFDFFDHVLRIATDRGVEVEIDLLQQSVATFYTDVMGGLGDLGIQVVMPHPHPFDLPDSDRPFEEDTDHAAYDPDKARRAFRVLSQVGRILEEFSATYSGKISPVQLFWHTFDLAVQRFSPRQIDLPAAVDSVTREAYSREVISAGFWFGDDKVPEPTFYSYVAPEPDGLADRTLKPAGAHWVESGSGHSAYYAYDAARRTGDPVGAALEFFQSVYANGSELAGWDADRLACWGGITDPVLEQKAARWPEWPA, translated from the coding sequence ATGACCGAGTCAGCAGAATCGCTGCCCGCCATACCGCTGGAATCCTGGCGTCCGACCAAGGACACGCTGCACCGTTTCGCCCAGGTGGTCGGCAAGGTCGCCCTGGCCAAAGGCATCCGCCGCAACCACTGGTGGCACATGACCTTCCGGCTGACCGCCCGCGGCTGGACCACCGTTCCGCTCGGCACCGCACGCAACGGACCGGTGTTCACCTGCTCCTTCGACTTCTTCGACCACGTGCTGCGCATCGCGACCGATCGCGGCGTCGAGGTGGAGATCGATCTGCTCCAGCAGTCCGTCGCGACCTTCTACACCGACGTGATGGGCGGACTCGGCGACCTCGGCATCCAGGTCGTCATGCCGCATCCACATCCGTTCGACCTGCCCGACTCCGACCGGCCGTTCGAAGAGGACACCGACCACGCCGCCTACGACCCGGACAAGGCGCGCAGGGCTTTTCGCGTGCTCAGCCAGGTCGGGCGGATATTGGAGGAGTTCAGCGCCACCTACTCCGGCAAGATCAGCCCCGTCCAATTGTTCTGGCATACCTTCGATCTCGCGGTGCAGCGATTCTCGCCCCGGCAGATCGACCTACCGGCGGCCGTCGATTCCGTTACCCGCGAGGCCTATTCGCGCGAGGTGATCAGCGCCGGGTTCTGGTTCGGCGACGACAAGGTTCCCGAGCCGACCTTCTATTCCTACGTCGCGCCGGAACCGGACGGACTCGCGGACCGGACGCTGAAGCCCGCGGGCGCGCACTGGGTCGAATCCGGATCGGGCCATTCCGCCTACTACGCCTACGACGCCGCGCGCCGCACCGGCGACCCGGTGGGCGCGGCACTGGAGTTCTTCCAGTCCGTCTACGCCAACGGCTCCGAGCTCGCCGGATGGGATGCCGACCGGCTGGCCTGCTGGGGCGGCATCACCGATCCGGTGCTGGAGCAGAAGGCGGCGCGCTGGCCGGAATGGCCCGCGTGA
- a CDS encoding NAD(P)H-dependent flavin oxidoreductase: MRTEICDRLGIEFPIFAFTHCRDVAAAVSNAGGLGVLGAVGFTAEQLEVELAWLDEHVNGVYGVDLVIPSKYEGKGIDDLTPEQLEAKLGEMVPQGHRDFAEKILADHGVPRLPAEEHHNQLLGWTATTVAPQIEVILKHPKAKLVANALGTPPADVIEQIQGSGRLIGALCGSVKHALNHKAAGLDFVVCQGTEGGGHCGEISSMVLWPQVIDAIGDMPMLAAGGIGDGRQVAAAMAMGAAGAWTGSLWLTVEEANVPPAQMQTYIDASSHDTVRSRSWTGKPCRMLRNDWTDAWESADTPDPLPMPLQMMVALDGVKRGHRYPEAAKDVNFNPVGQVVGMMTKVERSADVVQRLINEYVEACDRLNKLNG; encoded by the coding sequence ATGCGTACCGAAATCTGCGACCGGCTGGGGATCGAGTTCCCCATCTTCGCCTTCACCCACTGCCGCGACGTGGCGGCCGCGGTCAGCAATGCCGGTGGGCTCGGCGTCCTCGGCGCGGTGGGCTTCACCGCCGAGCAGCTCGAGGTCGAGCTCGCCTGGCTGGACGAGCACGTCAACGGCGTGTACGGCGTCGACCTGGTGATCCCCTCCAAGTACGAGGGCAAGGGCATCGACGATCTGACCCCCGAGCAGCTGGAAGCCAAGCTCGGCGAGATGGTGCCCCAGGGCCACCGCGACTTCGCGGAGAAGATCCTGGCCGATCACGGCGTCCCGCGCCTGCCCGCGGAGGAGCACCACAACCAGCTGCTCGGCTGGACCGCGACCACGGTGGCCCCGCAGATCGAGGTCATCCTGAAGCATCCCAAGGCCAAGCTGGTCGCCAACGCGCTCGGCACGCCGCCCGCGGACGTGATCGAACAGATCCAAGGCTCCGGCAGGCTGATCGGCGCGCTGTGCGGTTCGGTCAAGCACGCGCTCAACCACAAGGCCGCGGGCTTGGACTTCGTGGTCTGCCAGGGCACCGAGGGCGGCGGCCACTGCGGCGAGATCTCGTCCATGGTGCTGTGGCCGCAGGTCATCGATGCGATCGGCGATATGCCGATGCTCGCCGCCGGTGGTATCGGCGACGGGCGTCAGGTCGCGGCGGCCATGGCCATGGGCGCGGCAGGCGCCTGGACCGGCTCGCTGTGGCTGACGGTCGAGGAGGCCAACGTGCCGCCCGCGCAGATGCAGACCTACATCGACGCGAGCAGCCACGACACCGTGCGCTCGCGCTCGTGGACCGGCAAGCCGTGCCGCATGCTGCGCAACGACTGGACCGACGCGTGGGAGTCGGCCGACACCCCGGACCCGCTGCCGATGCCGCTGCAGATGATGGTGGCGCTCGACGGCGTCAAGCGCGGCCACCGGTACCCGGAGGCCGCGAAGGACGTCAACTTCAATCCGGTCGGTCAGGTGGTCGGCATGATGACCAAGGTGGAGCGATCCGCCGATGTCGTCCAGCGGCTGATCAACGAGTACGTCGAGGCGTGCGACCGCCTCAACAAGCTCAACGGCTGA
- a CDS encoding WS/DGAT/MGAT family O-acyltransferase, which produces MELIAPVDAVFLLAESREHPMHVGSLQLFEPPEGAGPEFAKETHEKLLSCREIHPTFRKRPANLLGSPQLAWTLEDEVELEYHVRRIALPAPGTHEQLIELASGLHSSLLDRHRPLWEIHLIEGLKDGRFALYSKMHHGLIDGVSAQRLLQRTLTDDPTSSEARVPWNLPRSGRKKESSDSGLLGAARSLVSVAASASPLLRAARTALREQQVTLPFEAPKTMFNVPIGGARRSVVRSWPLERIKQVRKATGTTMNDVVLAMSSGALRTYLAERDALPDKPLIAMVPMSLRSADDTETNGVKVGALLCNLGTDLADPIARLRTVSESMRKSKEVYSELSPVQSMALSALMVSPIALNLLPALIPWTTPPFNIVISNVPGPREPMYWNGARLDAIYPLSIPFDGQAVNITLTSNADNLDFGLVGCRRSVPQLHRMLDHLEGALAALEDAI; this is translated from the coding sequence ATGGAACTCATCGCACCGGTTGATGCCGTATTTCTGCTTGCCGAATCCCGCGAGCACCCGATGCACGTCGGCTCGCTACAGCTGTTCGAACCGCCGGAGGGGGCCGGTCCGGAGTTCGCCAAGGAGACGCACGAAAAGCTGTTGTCCTGCCGCGAGATCCATCCCACCTTCCGCAAGCGCCCGGCCAACCTGCTCGGCTCGCCACAGCTGGCCTGGACGCTCGAGGACGAGGTGGAGCTGGAGTACCACGTGCGGCGCATCGCGCTGCCCGCGCCCGGCACCCACGAGCAATTGATCGAGCTGGCCTCCGGGCTGCACAGCTCCCTGCTCGACCGGCACCGTCCGCTGTGGGAGATCCACCTGATCGAGGGACTGAAAGACGGCCGCTTCGCACTCTATTCGAAGATGCACCACGGCTTGATCGACGGCGTCTCGGCGCAGCGGCTGCTACAGCGCACGTTGACCGACGACCCGACCTCGAGCGAGGCGCGGGTGCCATGGAACCTGCCGCGTTCGGGACGCAAGAAGGAGTCGTCCGATTCCGGATTGCTCGGCGCGGCAAGGTCTCTCGTCTCGGTTGCCGCTTCCGCCTCGCCGCTGCTTCGCGCGGCGCGCACCGCGCTGCGCGAACAGCAGGTGACGCTGCCGTTCGAGGCGCCGAAGACCATGTTCAACGTGCCCATCGGCGGCGCCCGGCGCTCGGTCGTCCGGTCTTGGCCGCTGGAGCGGATCAAGCAGGTGCGCAAGGCGACCGGTACGACGATGAACGACGTCGTGCTCGCGATGTCGTCGGGCGCGCTGCGCACCTATCTCGCCGAGCGTGACGCGCTGCCGGACAAGCCGCTGATCGCGATGGTGCCGATGTCGCTGCGCTCGGCGGACGACACCGAGACCAACGGCGTCAAGGTCGGCGCGCTGCTGTGCAACCTCGGCACCGATCTGGCCGATCCGATCGCCAGGCTGCGGACGGTGAGCGAGTCCATGCGCAAGAGCAAAGAGGTCTACAGCGAGCTCTCGCCGGTGCAGTCGATGGCGCTCTCGGCGCTGATGGTCAGCCCGATCGCGCTGAACCTGCTGCCTGCCCTCATCCCGTGGACCACGCCGCCGTTCAACATCGTCATCTCCAACGTGCCGGGTCCGCGCGAGCCGATGTACTGGAACGGCGCGCGGCTCGACGCCATCTACCCGCTCTCCATCCCGTTCGACGGCCAGGCCGTGAACATCACGCTCACCTCGAATGCCGACAACCTGGACTTCGGCCTGGTCGGCTGCCGCCGCAGCGTGCCGCAGCTGCACCGCATGCTCGATCACCTGGAGGGCGCGCTCGCCGCTCTGGAAGACGCGATATAA